From a region of the Sinorhizobium sp. B11 genome:
- a CDS encoding LacI family DNA-binding transcriptional regulator produces the protein MAHPFLVKDIAFQAGLSTATVDRVLNGRPGVRRQTEMRVKAAIAELEKQAGADVAGRKLTIDIVMETPDRFSTAVRAAFEAEVATFLPTVFRCRFHFAEVMRAAELVQLLDRIRLRGTHGIVLKAPDVPDIVAAVARLDAADIPVVTLVTDLPNSARSAYAGADNRAAGETAAYLIGRLLGASGGKALVTLSSGRFRGEEEREIGFRRVIRAHYPLIGIIEVSEGHGTDAATGTLVAKALADDPSINAVYSVGGGNRAVLAAFKAAGRPVSVFVAHDLDADNRALLAERRIDFVLHHDLRTDARAAFRAIMAYTIPVSRTAPVSFSAVEIVTPYNMPTSQ, from the coding sequence ATGGCTCATCCCTTTCTCGTCAAGGATATCGCTTTTCAGGCAGGTCTCAGCACTGCCACAGTCGATCGCGTGCTGAACGGCAGGCCCGGTGTGCGGCGGCAGACCGAGATGCGGGTCAAGGCGGCAATCGCCGAGCTCGAGAAACAGGCGGGTGCCGATGTAGCCGGTCGCAAGCTCACGATCGATATCGTCATGGAAACGCCTGACAGGTTCAGCACGGCGGTGCGGGCCGCCTTCGAAGCGGAGGTTGCGACCTTCCTGCCGACCGTCTTCCGCTGCCGGTTTCATTTTGCCGAGGTGATGCGGGCGGCGGAGTTGGTGCAGCTTCTCGACCGGATCCGACTGCGTGGCACACATGGCATCGTGCTGAAGGCGCCCGACGTGCCCGACATCGTCGCGGCCGTCGCAAGGCTCGATGCCGCCGATATCCCGGTCGTCACGCTCGTCACCGACCTGCCGAATTCCGCCCGATCGGCCTATGCCGGCGCCGATAACCGAGCGGCGGGGGAGACGGCAGCCTATCTCATTGGCCGGCTGCTCGGGGCCTCCGGTGGCAAGGCGCTGGTGACGCTGTCAAGCGGCCGGTTTCGTGGCGAGGAGGAGCGGGAGATCGGCTTTCGCCGGGTGATCCGTGCGCATTATCCTCTAATCGGCATTATCGAAGTGAGCGAAGGGCATGGCACGGATGCCGCGACGGGTACGCTCGTTGCCAAGGCCCTTGCCGATGATCCCTCGATCAATGCGGTCTATTCGGTCGGCGGCGGCAATCGCGCGGTGCTTGCGGCTTTCAAGGCTGCCGGCAGGCCGGTCTCGGTCTTCGTGGCGCATGATCTCGATGCCGACAACCGCGCTTTACTAGCCGAACGGCGGATCGATTTCGTGCTGCATCACGATCTCAGAACCGATGCGCGCGCCGCTTTCCGTGCAATCATGGCCTATACCATCCCCGTCAGCCGGACGGCGCCGGTGTCATTTTCGGCCGTCGAAATCGTTACGCCCTATAATATGCCGACAAGCCAATAG
- a CDS encoding phytanoyl-CoA dioxygenase family protein: protein MKSDNQQKLRANRVWLTEDACDLNDFRALAEKTTALADYPSASAVEKNVLIYDSRKVIEAASTPEGRRAILAEICEAFGIGPGVVVFKHAYEDTGIIDRASTIFDEIIEEQHRSSTGGGDHFAKPGANDRIWNSLEKHCLTDPENFARYYGNAIVALASEAWLGPHYQMTAQVNRVNPGGAAQSAHRDYHLGFQSSKVIEQFPAHVHRLSPVLTLQGAVAHCDMPLESGPTLFLPHSQTYEPGYLALKRQEFKDYFDQNHIQLSLKKGDVVFFNPALFHAAGTNRSKDIKRVANLLQVSSAFGRAMETVNRERMSARLFPALKALKAKLSAGEIANAVASCAEGYSFPTNLDRDPPLGGLAPKTQAQLMHEALAENWSDDAFSKALAEQAARKLS from the coding sequence ATGAAATCAGACAACCAGCAAAAACTGCGCGCCAACCGCGTCTGGCTCACCGAAGACGCCTGCGATCTCAACGATTTCCGCGCACTCGCCGAAAAGACCACGGCCCTTGCCGACTATCCCTCGGCCTCAGCCGTCGAGAAGAACGTGCTGATCTATGACAGCCGCAAGGTGATCGAGGCAGCCTCGACGCCGGAAGGCCGCCGCGCCATTCTCGCCGAAATCTGCGAAGCCTTCGGCATCGGCCCCGGCGTCGTCGTCTTCAAACATGCCTACGAAGACACCGGCATCATCGACAGGGCGAGCACGATCTTCGACGAGATCATCGAGGAGCAGCACCGCAGCTCGACCGGCGGCGGCGACCATTTCGCCAAGCCTGGCGCAAACGACCGCATCTGGAACTCGCTCGAAAAGCACTGCCTTACCGACCCCGAGAATTTCGCCCGCTACTACGGCAATGCCATCGTGGCGCTGGCAAGCGAGGCATGGCTCGGCCCGCACTACCAGATGACGGCGCAGGTCAACCGGGTGAACCCGGGCGGTGCCGCGCAATCGGCCCACCGCGACTATCACCTCGGCTTCCAGTCCTCCAAGGTGATCGAACAGTTCCCAGCCCATGTTCACCGCCTTTCGCCGGTGCTGACCTTGCAGGGTGCGGTCGCCCATTGCGACATGCCGCTCGAGAGCGGCCCGACGCTTTTCCTGCCGCACAGCCAGACCTATGAGCCCGGCTACCTCGCGCTCAAGCGCCAGGAATTCAAGGATTATTTCGACCAGAACCATATCCAGCTGTCGCTGAAAAAGGGCGATGTCGTCTTCTTCAACCCCGCCCTCTTCCATGCCGCCGGTACCAACCGCTCGAAAGACATCAAGCGCGTCGCAAACCTGCTGCAGGTCTCCTCGGCTTTCGGCCGGGCGATGGAAACCGTCAACCGCGAACGCATGAGCGCAAGGCTCTTCCCCGCCCTCAAGGCACTGAAAGCCAAGCTTTCAGCCGGCGAGATCGCCAATGCCGTCGCCTCCTGCGCCGAAGGCTATTCCTTCCCGACCAACCTCGATCGTGATCCGCCACTCGGTGGCCTCGCGCCGAAGACCCAGGCCCAGCTCATGCACGAGGCACTCGCCGAAAACTGGAGCGACGACGCCTTCAGCAAAGCCCTTGCCGAACAGGCAGCCAGGAAGCTGAGCTGA
- a CDS encoding SDR family oxidoreductase has translation MSTDYARLDGKIAIVTGGTQGLGATITRLFAERGAKGIIICGRNEAKGKAKAEEISAKTGAKVVYVKADLAKVEDTRNVVHVCDQTFGRVDALVNAAAITDRGTILDTSPELFDAMFAINVRAPFFLMQEAVKVMRREKIEGTIVNIGSMSAKAGQPFIAAYCASKGALETLTKNTAYALLRNRIRVNGLNIGWMASEGEDRIQREFHKADDDWLTKAAASQPFGRLVDPEEVARACAYLSSGESGLMTGSVICFDQSIWGAYDGSPHPVAAL, from the coding sequence ATGAGCACGGATTACGCTCGCCTCGACGGCAAGATCGCCATCGTCACCGGCGGCACACAGGGCCTCGGCGCCACCATTACCCGCCTCTTTGCCGAACGCGGCGCTAAGGGCATCATCATCTGCGGCCGCAACGAGGCCAAGGGCAAGGCGAAGGCGGAGGAGATATCGGCAAAGACCGGCGCGAAGGTCGTCTACGTCAAGGCCGATCTCGCCAAGGTCGAGGATACCAGGAATGTCGTCCATGTCTGCGACCAGACCTTCGGCCGCGTCGATGCGCTGGTCAATGCCGCCGCCATCACCGACCGCGGCACGATCCTCGATACCAGCCCCGAGCTCTTCGACGCCATGTTCGCCATCAATGTCCGCGCCCCCTTCTTCCTCATGCAGGAGGCGGTGAAGGTCATGCGCCGCGAGAAGATCGAAGGCACGATCGTCAATATCGGCTCCATGTCCGCCAAGGCCGGCCAGCCCTTCATCGCTGCCTATTGCGCCTCCAAGGGCGCCTTGGAAACGCTGACGAAGAACACCGCCTACGCGCTGCTGCGCAATCGTATCCGGGTCAATGGCCTGAATATCGGCTGGATGGCCTCCGAAGGTGAAGATCGCATCCAGAGGGAATTTCACAAGGCCGACGACGACTGGCTCACCAAGGCTGCCGCAAGCCAGCCCTTCGGCCGGCTTGTCGATCCCGAAGAAGTGGCCCGCGCCTGTGCCTATCTCTCGTCCGGCGAATCTGGCTTGATGACCGGCTCCGTCATCTGCTTCGATCAGTCGATCTGGGGCGCTTATGACGGCTCGCCGCATCCAGTCGCCGCGCTCTGA
- a CDS encoding SMP-30/gluconolactonase/LRE family protein — protein sequence MAGSELYDIRDERFGALIAGSAVLEELYRGCRWAEGPVWFSDLNCLIWSDIPNERLMRWVPDGSVSVFRSPSNYVNGNTRDRQGRLVSCEHGGRRVTRTEPDGRITVLADSFNGKRLNSPNDVVVKSDGSIWFTDPSYGIMSDYEGHKSPEEQESRNVYRIDAATGDIEAVVTDFIQPNGLAFSPDERQLFIADSGSANHDVPRHIRVFDVVDGRKLTNSRYFCSIDNGIPDGFRFDVSGNLWTSAADGVHCFAPDGTLLGKIKVPQTVSNVTFGGPKKNRLFITATQSLYSIYTTTNGAQYP from the coding sequence ATGGCTGGAAGCGAGCTTTATGACATCAGGGATGAGCGCTTTGGAGCGCTGATCGCCGGCAGCGCGGTGCTGGAGGAATTGTACAGGGGCTGCCGCTGGGCTGAGGGACCTGTCTGGTTTTCCGATCTGAACTGCCTGATCTGGAGCGACATTCCGAACGAACGCCTGATGCGCTGGGTACCGGATGGCTCGGTCTCCGTCTTCCGCTCACCGTCCAACTATGTCAACGGTAATACCCGCGACCGGCAGGGCCGCTTGGTCTCCTGCGAACATGGCGGTCGCCGTGTGACCCGCACCGAACCTGATGGACGCATCACCGTGCTGGCCGACAGCTTCAATGGCAAACGGCTGAACTCCCCGAACGATGTCGTTGTGAAGTCCGACGGCTCGATCTGGTTCACCGATCCGAGCTACGGCATCATGTCGGATTACGAAGGCCACAAATCTCCGGAAGAGCAGGAAAGCCGCAACGTCTATCGCATCGATGCCGCAACCGGCGATATCGAAGCTGTCGTCACCGACTTCATCCAGCCGAACGGGCTGGCCTTTTCGCCGGACGAGCGCCAGCTCTTCATCGCCGATTCCGGTTCTGCCAATCACGATGTCCCGCGGCACATCCGCGTCTTCGACGTCGTGGATGGCCGCAAGCTGACAAACAGCCGCTACTTCTGCTCGATTGACAACGGCATACCGGATGGTTTCCGTTTCGATGTCTCGGGGAATCTCTGGACCAGTGCCGCCGACGGTGTGCACTGCTTTGCCCCAGACGGGACGCTGCTCGGCAAGATCAAGGTGCCGCAGACCGTCTCCAACGTCACGTTCGGCGGCCCGAAGAAGAATCGTCTCTTCATCACCGCGACGCAATCGCTCTATTCGATCTACACGACGACGAACGGCGCGCAGTACCCGTAA
- a CDS encoding ThuA domain-containing protein has product MTIKVTIWNEGRHEQVHKEVQDIYPDRIDGAIAAGIAHPDFDIRRGTLDDPDEGLPDSVLNDTDVLLWWGHMAHEEVSDGLIDRVQQRVLKGMGLLVLHSGHHSKLFRRLMGTNANLSWRETPEGDLERVWVVNPSHPIAEGLPPYFEVNASEMYGEPFDIPQPDELVFISWYSGGEVFRSGCTFQRGRGRIFFFSPGHETYPIYHDKTVHKVISNGIRWAQQKHTDGRILENWHRKEPLHGRPDKVKA; this is encoded by the coding sequence ATGACAATCAAGGTCACGATCTGGAACGAAGGACGCCACGAGCAGGTCCACAAGGAGGTCCAGGATATTTATCCCGATCGTATCGACGGCGCGATCGCTGCCGGTATCGCCCATCCCGATTTCGATATCCGCCGCGGCACGCTCGACGATCCGGACGAAGGCCTGCCGGATTCGGTGCTCAACGATACCGACGTGCTGCTCTGGTGGGGCCATATGGCGCATGAGGAAGTCAGCGACGGGCTGATCGACCGAGTGCAGCAGCGGGTGCTGAAGGGGATGGGCCTTCTGGTCCTGCATTCCGGCCATCACTCAAAGCTTTTCCGCCGGCTGATGGGCACCAATGCCAATCTCTCGTGGCGCGAGACGCCTGAGGGAGATCTGGAGCGCGTCTGGGTGGTCAACCCCTCGCATCCGATCGCCGAGGGCCTGCCGCCCTATTTCGAGGTCAATGCCTCGGAAATGTATGGCGAGCCCTTCGACATTCCGCAGCCGGACGAGCTGGTCTTCATCTCCTGGTATTCGGGTGGTGAAGTGTTCCGCAGCGGCTGCACCTTCCAGCGCGGCCGCGGTCGCATCTTCTTCTTCAGCCCCGGCCACGAGACCTATCCGATCTATCACGACAAGACCGTGCACAAGGTCATCTCGAACGGCATCCGCTGGGCGCAGCAGAAGCACACCGACGGCCGCATCCTCGAAAACTGGCACCGCAAGGAGCCGCTGCACGGGCGGCCGGACAAGGTGAAGGCTTAA
- the ugpC gene encoding sn-glycerol-3-phosphate ABC transporter ATP-binding protein UgpC, producing the protein MINLRNVRKFYGALEVIKGVDITVEDGEFAVFVGPSGCGKSTLLRMIAGLEGIDEGDLVLNGQRINDVPPDKRGIAMVFQSYALYPHMTVAENIGFSLSLKKVPEAEIKKQVEGVAEILQLTDYLSRKPGALSGGQRQRVAIGRAIIKKPSLILFDEPLSNLDSALRVQMRAELQRLHRELKATVVYVTHDQVEAMTMADRIVVLNKGLVAQQGAPMELYHQPENEFVATFIGSPKMNVLPMTATRRDAGKVHLESPLGLAIDLTDANGSVPQGEAKLGIRPEHLKLAPQGQGDFSAEVVIVERLGVETYLTVGSQQQPIVVRTEGDMTIRPGDRVSLTAERAACHLFDSAGRVLRSAQI; encoded by the coding sequence ATGATCAATCTCAGAAACGTTCGCAAATTCTACGGCGCGCTCGAAGTCATCAAGGGCGTCGATATCACGGTGGAGGATGGCGAATTCGCCGTGTTCGTCGGCCCGTCGGGCTGCGGCAAGTCCACGCTGTTGCGTATGATCGCCGGCCTCGAAGGCATCGATGAGGGCGATCTGGTGCTGAACGGCCAGCGCATCAACGACGTGCCGCCGGACAAGCGCGGCATCGCCATGGTATTCCAGTCCTATGCGCTCTATCCGCATATGACGGTCGCTGAAAATATCGGCTTTTCGCTGAGCCTCAAGAAGGTGCCGGAAGCCGAAATCAAGAAGCAGGTCGAAGGCGTCGCGGAGATCCTGCAGCTGACTGACTATCTCAGCCGCAAGCCGGGAGCACTGTCCGGTGGCCAGCGCCAGCGCGTGGCGATCGGCCGCGCGATCATCAAGAAGCCGTCGCTGATCCTGTTTGACGAGCCGCTGTCGAACCTCGATTCTGCGCTGCGCGTGCAGATGCGCGCTGAGTTGCAGCGCCTGCATCGCGAGCTGAAGGCAACCGTCGTCTATGTCACGCACGACCAGGTCGAGGCGATGACGATGGCCGACCGCATCGTCGTTCTGAACAAGGGTCTCGTGGCTCAGCAGGGCGCGCCGATGGAACTCTACCATCAGCCCGAAAACGAGTTCGTCGCGACCTTCATCGGATCGCCGAAGATGAACGTGCTGCCGATGACAGCAACACGCCGGGATGCCGGCAAGGTGCATCTGGAAAGCCCGCTCGGGCTTGCGATCGATTTGACGGATGCAAACGGTTCCGTGCCGCAGGGTGAGGCGAAACTCGGTATCCGGCCGGAGCATCTGAAGCTCGCGCCGCAGGGGCAGGGCGATTTTTCGGCCGAGGTCGTCATCGTCGAGCGGCTTGGTGTCGAGACCTATCTGACGGTCGGGTCGCAGCAGCAGCCGATCGTCGTGCGCACAGAAGGCGACATGACCATTCGGCCCGGCGATCGCGTTTCGCTCACAGCGGAACGCGCCGCTTGCCATCTGTTCGATTCCGCCGGCCGGGTTCTCCGTTCGGCTCAAATTTGA
- a CDS encoding carbohydrate ABC transporter permease, whose product MTAISPSEGANKTRSDLLAYATLTIISIFCAVPFFWVLLASFDGNAQLFLRWPEQWTLANYVRVFTKEDGAKWLFNSLFVVGGATLIVMVLAGLGGYALSRTRAWWKLPFLYAILLIRVLPPTALVVPLYKFLLTLNNAEGAILRPIFGSYARDIMRWTGFIDGYLGIMLVLATMQLPLALWIMKTFFDGLPRDYEEAAVMDGATMMQRIRRVLIPLAMPGLAAAGLFAFMSAWGDFLLPLIFLSSPELQTLPLGLFRAFLRINEIDYGLLTALAFIYLLPAVVAFGFARRFLVQTFSGGVKG is encoded by the coding sequence ATGACCGCTATTTCCCCGAGCGAAGGGGCAAACAAGACCCGCTCCGACCTGCTTGCCTACGCAACATTGACGATCATCTCGATCTTCTGCGCTGTGCCTTTCTTCTGGGTGCTGCTTGCCTCCTTCGACGGCAATGCGCAGCTCTTCCTGCGCTGGCCGGAGCAATGGACGCTTGCAAACTATGTGCGCGTCTTCACCAAGGAGGATGGGGCGAAGTGGCTGTTCAACTCGCTCTTCGTGGTCGGCGGAGCGACGCTTATCGTCATGGTTCTGGCGGGGCTCGGCGGCTATGCGCTGTCGCGCACGCGGGCCTGGTGGAAGCTGCCGTTCCTTTACGCGATCCTGCTCATCCGCGTGCTGCCGCCGACCGCGCTCGTCGTGCCGCTCTACAAGTTCCTGCTGACGCTCAACAATGCGGAAGGCGCGATCCTGCGCCCGATCTTCGGCAGCTATGCCCGCGATATCATGCGCTGGACCGGGTTCATCGACGGCTATCTCGGTATCATGCTGGTGCTCGCCACCATGCAGTTGCCGCTGGCGCTCTGGATCATGAAGACCTTCTTCGACGGCCTGCCGCGTGACTATGAGGAAGCGGCCGTCATGGACGGGGCGACGATGATGCAGCGCATCCGCCGGGTGCTGATCCCGCTTGCCATGCCTGGGCTCGCGGCCGCCGGTCTCTTCGCCTTCATGTCGGCCTGGGGCGATTTCCTGCTGCCGCTGATCTTCCTGTCGTCGCCAGAGCTGCAGACGCTGCCGCTCGGCCTCTTCCGCGCCTTCCTGCGCATCAACGAGATCGATTACGGCCTGCTGACGGCGCTCGCCTTCATTTACCTGCTGCCTGCCGTCGTCGCCTTCGGCTTTGCGCGGCGCTTCCTCGTCCAGACCTTCTCGGGCGGTGTGAAGGGCTGA
- a CDS encoding sugar ABC transporter permease has protein sequence MARNSHEKRTERQLLLVLLPSLVLLLAFVIYPALYSVYLSFTNEALTGAAALRPRFVGIRNYVRLFNDAKFWNSLFVTFVFVMGSAVIGQFVLGLISAMALRRPIRFRQFFSSIILLPNAAPEVVAGFMWISMLAGGEHATLSRIVAFFGIDPADWLNAFPLSMIIIVNTWRGIATAMILLTAGLSTIPAEIYEAARMDGATPSQMFRRITLPLMMPTILLYMLISAVSTIAVFGLVYALTRGGPGGATEVVSIYIYNQSFTAFQLGYGAAVAVVALIISLILGIGYVRAMKVEV, from the coding sequence ATGGCCCGAAACTCTCATGAAAAGCGAACCGAGCGCCAACTCCTGCTGGTTCTGCTGCCGTCGCTGGTCCTGCTTCTGGCCTTTGTGATCTATCCCGCCCTTTATTCCGTCTACCTGAGCTTCACCAATGAGGCGCTGACGGGAGCTGCGGCCCTGCGGCCGCGCTTCGTCGGTATCCGCAACTATGTGCGCCTCTTCAACGATGCGAAGTTCTGGAATTCGCTGTTCGTCACCTTCGTCTTCGTCATGGGTTCTGCCGTCATCGGGCAGTTCGTGCTCGGGCTGATTTCGGCAATGGCGCTGCGCCGGCCGATCCGTTTCCGCCAGTTCTTCTCTTCGATTATTCTTCTGCCGAATGCCGCCCCGGAAGTCGTTGCCGGCTTCATGTGGATCTCGATGCTGGCGGGCGGCGAACATGCGACGCTCTCGCGCATCGTTGCCTTCTTCGGCATTGATCCCGCTGACTGGCTGAACGCCTTCCCACTGTCGATGATTATCATCGTCAATACCTGGCGCGGTATCGCGACCGCGATGATCCTGCTGACGGCGGGCCTCAGCACCATCCCCGCCGAGATCTACGAGGCGGCGCGCATGGATGGCGCGACACCGTCGCAGATGTTCCGCCGCATCACCCTGCCGCTGATGATGCCGACAATCCTGCTCTACATGCTGATCTCGGCCGTCTCCACCATCGCCGTCTTCGGTCTCGTCTACGCGCTAACGCGCGGCGGCCCGGGCGGGGCGACGGAGGTCGTCAGCATCTACATCTACAACCAGTCCTTCACGGCCTTCCAGCTCGGTTACGGTGCTGCGGTCGCGGTCGTCGCGCTCATCATCTCGCTGATCCTCGGCATCGGCTATGTCCGAGCCATGAAAGTGGAGGTCTGA
- a CDS encoding extracellular solute-binding protein produces MKKTVIGGLCAILLSAVSTLAHAETIRIANHGQAGIDAMKSTVERIEKKYGVTVEVVEYPAPDKDYLTKLLTELGAGNAPDLFSIPTTAAVADMVEAGYLAPVSTEFKAWDGYANLYDVAKQLAVSPDGETYVMPFMLGIQEIYFRKDVLEKAGISTEQPKTWQELLDRAAEVKQKTGSYGLLFPAGVSWGSGAFDEGFQHLLVGSKTPQLVGADGKLDLNGEGVKDVFNVYKTLIDKDLMPVQPLLGPEPWVVPKYEMFPAGKLAATTCGSWCYIFDWGRESKNPIPDVTKIVGTWTVPGQSGGQYVLANLAAPWAVNSKSANVELAKKALMEIGSVETQVSYAARIGNIPASKDAAKDPEFQKLTELVPIHAAAGNGVFLKQASGFGTVAEGVARATEALLRKETDAAGAQKILVDYVKETLGDDMVK; encoded by the coding sequence TTGAAGAAGACGGTTATCGGTGGCCTGTGCGCCATCCTGCTCAGCGCGGTTTCGACGCTGGCCCATGCTGAAACAATTCGTATCGCCAATCACGGTCAGGCCGGCATCGACGCGATGAAGTCGACCGTCGAGCGGATCGAGAAAAAATATGGCGTAACGGTTGAGGTCGTCGAATATCCGGCGCCCGACAAGGATTATCTCACCAAGCTCCTGACTGAGCTTGGCGCAGGCAACGCACCCGACCTCTTCTCCATCCCGACGACGGCTGCCGTTGCCGACATGGTCGAAGCCGGCTACCTCGCGCCTGTTTCCACCGAGTTCAAGGCCTGGGATGGTTACGCCAACCTCTATGACGTCGCCAAGCAGCTTGCTGTCAGCCCTGACGGCGAAACCTATGTGATGCCGTTCATGCTCGGCATTCAGGAAATCTATTTCCGCAAGGACGTTCTCGAAAAGGCTGGCATCTCCACCGAGCAGCCGAAGACCTGGCAGGAGCTCCTGGATCGCGCCGCCGAAGTCAAGCAGAAGACCGGTTCCTACGGCCTACTCTTCCCGGCCGGCGTTTCCTGGGGCAGCGGCGCCTTCGACGAAGGCTTCCAGCACCTGCTCGTCGGTTCCAAGACGCCGCAGCTCGTCGGTGCCGATGGCAAGCTCGACCTGAACGGCGAAGGCGTCAAGGATGTCTTCAACGTCTACAAGACGCTGATCGACAAGGATCTGATGCCGGTGCAGCCGCTGCTCGGACCGGAACCCTGGGTCGTGCCGAAGTATGAAATGTTCCCGGCCGGCAAGCTTGCCGCCACCACCTGCGGCTCCTGGTGCTACATTTTCGACTGGGGTCGCGAGAGCAAGAACCCGATCCCCGACGTGACCAAGATCGTCGGCACCTGGACTGTTCCGGGTCAGAGCGGTGGCCAGTACGTGCTTGCCAACCTCGCTGCTCCGTGGGCCGTCAACTCCAAGTCCGCCAATGTGGAACTGGCCAAGAAGGCGCTGATGGAAATCGGCTCGGTCGAAACGCAGGTTTCCTATGCTGCCCGCATCGGCAACATTCCGGCCAGCAAGGATGCTGCCAAGGATCCGGAATTCCAGAAGCTGACGGAACTCGTTCCGATCCATGCGGCTGCCGGAAACGGCGTCTTCCTGAAGCAGGCTTCCGGCTTCGGCACGGTTGCCGAAGGTGTGGCGCGCGCCACCGAAGCCCTGCTGCGCAAGGAAACCGATGCGGCCGGCGCCCAGAAGATCCTTGTCGACTACGTCAAGGAAACGCTCGGCGACGACATGGTCAAGTAA
- a CDS encoding Gfo/Idh/MocA family oxidoreductase has translation MSQKLRLGVIGAGLKAAEYAQSWAKMPEIEFVALADTTETSRKRLIDVCTAAGAPEPKSFEDYRDMLVKCRDELDIIYVSTPHAFHAEQATAVAEAGLDLFLEKPMVTTVAEAETLIAAQKKSGVTIVTAFQGGLSPLVLDTRKRALSGEFGDLIAISGMIWESWSSNYDGHWKQQPEISGGGFMFDTGAHMMNTVCLLANSDFDSVSAYMNNHGKKVDIATAVSARLKNGALATLTAAGEGPPGCASYITFFYSKAIVRIDAWGGWREISIGRTSEPREEAEILGNPMKNFLAIRAGTMENSGSVEMGLRFARLWDAIKESAAADGTPVRIAG, from the coding sequence ATGTCTCAGAAATTGCGCCTCGGCGTCATCGGCGCCGGCTTGAAGGCGGCTGAATATGCTCAGAGCTGGGCGAAGATGCCGGAAATCGAATTCGTAGCGCTCGCCGACACGACGGAAACCTCGAGAAAGCGCCTCATCGACGTCTGCACCGCAGCCGGAGCACCGGAGCCGAAAAGCTTCGAGGACTACCGCGACATGCTCGTAAAATGCCGCGATGAACTCGACATCATCTACGTCTCCACCCCGCACGCGTTCCATGCCGAGCAGGCGACTGCCGTTGCCGAAGCCGGCCTCGATCTTTTCCTCGAAAAGCCGATGGTGACGACCGTCGCCGAGGCCGAAACGCTGATCGCGGCGCAGAAGAAAAGCGGCGTCACTATCGTCACCGCCTTCCAGGGCGGCCTCTCGCCGCTTGTGCTCGATACCCGCAAACGGGCTCTCTCCGGTGAATTCGGCGATCTCATCGCCATTTCCGGCATGATCTGGGAAAGTTGGTCTTCCAACTATGACGGCCACTGGAAACAGCAGCCGGAAATCTCCGGCGGCGGCTTCATGTTCGATACCGGCGCGCACATGATGAACACCGTCTGCCTGCTCGCCAATTCCGATTTCGACAGCGTTTCCGCCTATATGAACAACCACGGCAAAAAGGTGGATATCGCCACCGCCGTCTCCGCCCGCCTGAAGAATGGCGCGCTGGCGACGCTGACGGCCGCCGGCGAAGGCCCTCCCGGCTGCGCATCCTACATCACCTTCTTCTATTCCAAGGCGATCGTCCGCATAGACGCCTGGGGCGGCTGGCGGGAAATCAGCATCGGACGCACCAGCGAACCGCGCGAAGAAGCCGAGATTCTCGGCAATCCGATGAAGAATTTCCTCGCCATCCGTGCCGGAACGATGGAAAACTCCGGCTCCGTTGAAATGGGTCTCAGATTCGCTAGGCTCTGGGATGCAATCAAGGAATCGGCAGCAGCCGACGGCACCCCCGTCAGGATCGCCGGATAG